In Treponema primitia ZAS-2, a genomic segment contains:
- the def gene encoding peptide deformylase, with amino-acid sequence MEILTLGNDLLRQKAEPIKPIDSEIAKIAENMIETMHEGKGVGLAGPQVGLMKRIFVVHIDGDAPRVFINPSIVATSQETVKQEEGCLSIPGIWADVVRPESVRVQAWNEKGRPFTLEADGIMARVIQHEYDHLEGALFIDRLSESRREKILAKLEKQQQAL; translated from the coding sequence ATGGAGATTTTAACCCTAGGTAACGATCTGCTCCGCCAAAAAGCCGAGCCGATTAAGCCCATTGATTCAGAAATCGCAAAAATCGCGGAAAACATGATTGAAACCATGCATGAAGGTAAGGGTGTAGGCCTGGCAGGCCCCCAGGTAGGGCTCATGAAGCGGATCTTCGTGGTCCATATTGACGGGGATGCGCCCCGGGTGTTTATCAACCCTTCTATTGTGGCTACTTCACAGGAAACGGTCAAACAGGAGGAAGGCTGCCTTTCCATTCCCGGGATTTGGGCCGATGTGGTCCGCCCTGAGTCGGTGCGGGTGCAGGCCTGGAACGAAAAGGGTCGGCCCTTTACCCTGGAGGCGGACGGGATCATGGCCCGGGTCATCCAGCACGAGTATGATCACCTGGAAGGCGCCCTCTTTATCGACCGCCTGAGCGAGTCCCGACGGGAAAAGATCCTGGCCAAACTAGAGAAACAGCAGCAGGCCTTGTAA
- a CDS encoding mannose-1-phosphate guanylyltransferase yields the protein MFNDCIIMAGGSGTRLWPASNSKNPKQFLSGPGGKSFFVSALERGLELTRRQEEGKAPGQVIIIAGKGHTPHVIRAAGEFDETERRRMVLIPEPLAKNTAPAIACGAIYANRVFGGDRNMLVLTSDHIIGPLEVFAADAAAAAVFSAQGKLAVFGIPPRSAETGYGYIEAAELLSPASGGAGTSTEASGGTAVYQAAAFREKPDRATAEQFLKAGNFYWNSGMFAFSSEFMLGEFRRNSPETLKPFEALKAPDQGAFRTEGGLRILDNWPYLAEAYQAVKGISFDYAIAEKCRSVVMAAARFDWFDVGSWDEYARLMGKTGAEVYGKTDTCFVDSDIPVALCGVDDLIVVIRSGKDGAPPTALIAKKGESQGVRNIVEQIKGAGRTELL from the coding sequence ATGTTTAACGATTGCATTATCATGGCCGGCGGTTCCGGGACCCGCCTGTGGCCGGCGAGCAATTCAAAAAACCCCAAGCAGTTTCTGTCCGGCCCCGGGGGGAAGAGCTTTTTTGTGTCCGCCTTGGAACGGGGCCTGGAGCTGACCCGGCGGCAGGAAGAGGGCAAAGCTCCGGGCCAGGTGATCATCATTGCCGGCAAGGGGCATACGCCCCATGTGATCCGGGCGGCAGGGGAATTTGACGAAACAGAGCGGCGGCGCATGGTGCTCATCCCCGAGCCTCTGGCAAAAAACACCGCCCCGGCCATTGCCTGCGGCGCCATTTACGCCAACCGGGTCTTTGGCGGGGACCGGAATATGCTGGTCCTCACCAGTGACCACATCATCGGCCCCCTGGAAGTCTTTGCCGCAGACGCTGCTGCTGCCGCCGTTTTCAGCGCTCAGGGGAAGCTCGCCGTGTTCGGCATACCTCCCCGGTCGGCGGAAACAGGGTACGGTTATATTGAAGCGGCGGAACTGCTCAGCCCGGCATCGGGCGGGGCCGGTACTTCTACCGAAGCTTCCGGTGGTACGGCGGTGTACCAGGCGGCGGCTTTCCGGGAAAAACCCGACCGGGCTACGGCGGAACAATTCCTCAAGGCGGGGAATTTTTACTGGAACTCCGGAATGTTCGCCTTTTCCTCGGAATTTATGCTGGGGGAATTCCGCCGGAACTCCCCTGAAACCTTGAAACCCTTCGAGGCCCTGAAAGCCCCGGACCAAGGCGCCTTCAGGACCGAGGGGGGGCTGCGTATCCTGGACAACTGGCCCTATCTGGCTGAAGCCTACCAGGCGGTCAAGGGCATCTCCTTTGACTATGCAATTGCCGAAAAGTGCCGGAGCGTGGTGATGGCCGCTGCCCGCTTCGACTGGTTCGACGTGGGCAGCTGGGACGAATATGCCCGGCTCATGGGAAAGACCGGCGCCGAGGTCTACGGAAAGACCGATACCTGTTTTGTGGATTCGGATATCCCCGTGGCACTCTGCGGGGTGGATGACCTTATCGTGGTGATCCGCTCCGGAAAGGACGGCGCCCCACCCACAGCGCTGATAGCGAAGAAGGGCGAAAGCCAGGGGGTACGGAACATTGTGGAGCAGATCAAGGGGGCAGGAAGGACGGAACTGCTGTAA
- a CDS encoding acetate kinase, which yields MVILVLNCGSSSAKYQVYDWDAKDILAVGVVEKVTLGGSFISHKVKGREEITIQHDCPTHTDAVDFIIKTLTSKENGVISDMSVIKAVGHRVLHGGDKFTKSVIVDDAAMAAFNEVKDLGPLHNPANIMGIEAAKKVLPNVPHCAIMDTAWHQTMPPESFLYATPYEWYEKYGVRRYGFHGTSFLYTAKRAAVLLGQDPYKTNLIICHLGNGASVNAVKDGKSFDTSMGITPLEGLIMGTRSGDADPAMPFYVMRKTGMSPAEMENALNKKSGLLGITGQYADRRDIQKAALAGDARAKLAQDMEAQRVKKYIGGYLATLGRVDALVFTAGVGEFAFFIRKKILEGLEGLGIVYDSKKNDLACTRNTETLISKPESKIPIYIIPTDEELVMTEDAYALMAGTYDVHTKFTYSFQSKDYVNKGRAEGLKEELKKKPDLQSVIAVPK from the coding sequence ATGGTTATTTTAGTATTAAATTGCGGATCATCTTCCGCAAAGTATCAGGTCTATGATTGGGACGCCAAGGATATCCTGGCAGTCGGGGTTGTGGAAAAGGTTACCCTGGGTGGTTCCTTTATCAGCCATAAGGTTAAGGGGCGGGAAGAGATAACCATTCAGCATGACTGTCCCACCCACACCGACGCGGTGGACTTTATCATCAAGACCCTGACCAGCAAAGAAAACGGGGTGATCAGCGACATGTCGGTGATCAAGGCCGTGGGCCACCGGGTACTCCACGGGGGCGACAAGTTTACCAAGAGCGTCATCGTGGACGATGCGGCCATGGCAGCTTTTAACGAGGTGAAGGACCTGGGTCCCCTGCATAACCCCGCCAACATTATGGGCATCGAGGCGGCCAAGAAGGTGCTCCCCAATGTGCCCCATTGCGCGATCATGGATACCGCCTGGCACCAGACCATGCCCCCTGAATCCTTCCTCTATGCAACCCCCTACGAATGGTATGAAAAATACGGTGTCCGCCGCTACGGCTTCCACGGTACCAGTTTCCTCTACACTGCCAAACGGGCCGCAGTGCTCCTGGGCCAGGACCCCTACAAAACCAACCTGATCATCTGCCACCTGGGCAACGGCGCCTCGGTAAACGCCGTGAAAGATGGCAAGTCCTTTGACACATCCATGGGCATTACCCCCCTGGAAGGGCTCATCATGGGAACCCGTTCCGGAGACGCGGACCCGGCCATGCCCTTCTACGTGATGCGGAAGACCGGCATGAGCCCCGCAGAAATGGAAAACGCCCTGAACAAAAAGTCCGGGCTCCTGGGAATCACAGGCCAATATGCGGACCGCCGGGACATCCAGAAGGCAGCCTTGGCCGGTGACGCCCGGGCGAAACTTGCCCAGGACATGGAAGCCCAGCGGGTCAAAAAGTACATAGGCGGCTATCTGGCGACCCTGGGCCGGGTGGATGCCCTGGTCTTTACCGCCGGGGTTGGGGAATTCGCCTTCTTCATCCGGAAGAAGATCCTGGAAGGCCTTGAAGGTTTGGGAATTGTCTACGATTCCAAGAAAAACGATCTGGCCTGTACCCGGAACACCGAGACCCTGATCTCCAAGCCCGAGTCGAAAATCCCCATCTACATCATCCCCACGGACGAAGAGCTGGTAATGACCGAAGACGCCTACGCCCTGATGGCAGGCACCTACGACGTGCACACCAAATTCACCTACTCCTTCCAGAGCAAGGACTATGTGAACAAGGGCCGGGCCGAAGGCTTGAAGGAAGAACTCAAGAAGAAGCCGGACCTGCAATCGGTTATCGCGGTACCTAAATAA